A window of Flavobacterium flavigenum contains these coding sequences:
- a CDS encoding UDP-3-O-(3-hydroxymyristoyl)glucosamine N-acyltransferase, with protein sequence MKFPKVHSLLEIANLLNCEFIGDQNFPVAGMNEIHVVEAGDIVFVDHPKYYDKALQSAATIVLINKKVDCPEGKALLISDDPFRDFNILTKHFRPFQFSNVAIASSARIGEGTVIQPNSFVGNHVTIGKNCLIHSNVSIYDHTVIGDNVIIHAGTILGADAFYYKKRPEGFDQLISGGRVVIEDNVGIGALCTIDKGVSGDTTIGEGTKIDNQVHVGHDSVIGKKCLIASQTGIAGCVIIEDEVTLWGQVGTTSGITIGAKAVVMGQTGVTKSIEGGKSYFGTPIEESREKLKQLANIKKIPEILSKLK encoded by the coding sequence ATGAAATTTCCAAAGGTTCACTCTTTACTAGAAATTGCAAATTTGCTTAACTGCGAATTTATTGGTGATCAAAACTTTCCGGTTGCAGGTATGAATGAGATACATGTGGTTGAAGCTGGGGATATTGTTTTTGTAGACCATCCAAAATATTATGATAAAGCTTTACAATCTGCTGCAACAATTGTCTTAATCAATAAGAAGGTAGATTGCCCGGAAGGTAAAGCACTTTTAATTTCTGACGATCCTTTCAGGGATTTTAATATCCTTACAAAACATTTCAGGCCTTTTCAATTTTCTAATGTTGCTATTGCTTCATCTGCTAGAATTGGAGAAGGAACTGTTATTCAGCCGAATTCTTTTGTTGGAAACCATGTTACAATTGGCAAAAACTGTCTGATACATTCAAATGTTTCTATTTACGATCATACTGTAATTGGGGATAACGTTATTATACATGCCGGAACTATTTTAGGAGCTGATGCATTTTATTATAAAAAGCGTCCGGAAGGTTTTGATCAGTTGATTTCAGGAGGAAGAGTTGTTATTGAAGACAATGTTGGTATTGGTGCTCTTTGTACAATTGACAAAGGTGTATCAGGGGATACAACTATTGGTGAAGGAACAAAAATTGATAATCAGGTGCATGTTGGACATGATTCTGTTATAGGTAAAAAGTGTTTAATCGCTTCTCAAACAGGTATTGCAGGATGTGTAATCATTGAGGATGAAGTAACGCTTTGGGGACAGGTTGGAACTACCAGCGGAATTACAATTGGTGCAAAAGCTGTAGTTATGGGACAAACAGGTGTCACTAAATCGATAGAAGGTGGAAAATCTTATTTTGGAACTCCAATAGAGGAGTCGAGGGAAAAATTGAAACAGTTAGCCAATATCAAAAAAATTCCTGAAATTTTAAGTAAATTGAAATAA
- the efp gene encoding elongation factor P, which translates to MASTSDIRNGLCIKFNHDIYKIIEFLHVKPGKGPAFVRTKLKSLTSGKVLDNTFSAGHKIDVIRVETHTFQFLYPEGDEFHFMNAETFEQISLNKNILDAPDLLKEGTNVMVQINTETDLPLSVDMPASVVLEVTYAEPGVKGNTATNATKSATVETGATINVPLFINEGDKIKIDTASGSYMERVKE; encoded by the coding sequence ATGGCATCTACATCAGATATTAGAAACGGATTGTGTATTAAATTTAATCACGATATTTATAAAATCATTGAATTTCTTCACGTAAAACCAGGAAAAGGACCAGCTTTCGTAAGAACAAAATTAAAAAGTTTAACTTCAGGAAAAGTATTAGATAATACTTTTTCAGCAGGTCACAAAATTGACGTTATTAGAGTTGAAACACATACATTTCAATTTTTATATCCGGAAGGCGATGAGTTTCATTTTATGAATGCTGAAACATTTGAGCAGATTTCTTTAAATAAAAATATTCTTGATGCCCCGGATTTATTGAAAGAAGGAACAAATGTAATGGTTCAGATCAACACAGAAACAGATTTACCGTTATCAGTAGATATGCCTGCATCTGTAGTTCTGGAAGTTACTTATGCTGAACCAGGTGTAAAAGGTAACACAGCAACAAATGCAACGAAATCTGCTACGGTTGAGACAGGAGCAACAATAAATGTTCCGCTGTTTATCAATGAAGGTGATAAAATAAAAATAGATACTGCTTCAGGTTCTTATATGGAGCGTGTAAAAGAGTAA
- a CDS encoding nuclear transport factor 2 family protein — MSIKEFVQKFYKSDALIDSEIFKTYLHPDVIIEWNSSKGLIHMDYDSIIQMANELNRAYVRSKVRITHIIAEDDLVSVRYSHYVKTIENPREEMLLAHFFTIWQIKDGKLYRGYQMSQFS, encoded by the coding sequence ATGTCTATCAAAGAGTTTGTTCAAAAATTTTATAAATCGGATGCCCTGATTGATAGTGAAATTTTTAAAACCTATCTGCATCCTGATGTTATCATTGAATGGAATAGCAGCAAAGGTTTAATCCATATGGATTACGATTCTATAATACAAATGGCAAATGAATTAAACCGTGCTTATGTTCGTTCAAAAGTAAGGATTACTCATATAATTGCCGAAGATGATTTGGTTTCAGTCCGTTACTCCCATTATGTAAAAACCATCGAAAATCCTCGTGAAGAAATGTTATTAGCCCATTTTTTTACAATTTGGCAGATAAAAGACGGTAAATTATATCGTGGTTATCAAATGAGTCAATTTTCGTGA
- the sucD gene encoding succinate--CoA ligase subunit alpha — MSVLVNKDSKIIVQGFTGSEGTFHASQMIEYGTNVVGGVTPGKGGTSHLDRPVFNTVKDAVDQAGADTSIIFVPPAFAADAIMEAADAGIKVIIAITEGIPVADMIKANNYVKERNSRLIGPNCPGIITPGEAKVGIMPGFVFKKGSVGIVSKSGTLTYEAADQVVKQGLGITTAIGIGGDPIIGTTTKEAVELLMNDPETEIIIMIGEIGGQLEADAAKWVKADGNRKPVVGFIAGETAPAGRTMGHAGAIVGGSDDTAAAKKQIMRDNGIHVVDSPAEIGKKVKEVLG, encoded by the coding sequence ATGAGTGTTTTAGTTAATAAAGATTCCAAAATAATTGTTCAGGGATTTACAGGTAGCGAAGGAACTTTCCACGCTTCTCAAATGATTGAGTACGGTACTAATGTTGTAGGTGGTGTAACTCCTGGAAAAGGAGGAACTAGCCATTTAGATCGTCCGGTTTTTAACACAGTAAAAGATGCTGTAGATCAGGCTGGAGCTGATACATCGATCATTTTTGTTCCGCCAGCTTTTGCTGCTGATGCAATTATGGAAGCTGCTGACGCTGGAATTAAAGTAATCATTGCTATTACAGAAGGAATTCCTGTAGCAGATATGATTAAAGCAAATAATTATGTTAAAGAAAGAAACTCAAGATTAATCGGACCAAACTGTCCTGGAATTATTACTCCGGGTGAGGCTAAAGTTGGTATTATGCCAGGTTTTGTTTTCAAAAAAGGTTCAGTTGGTATCGTTTCTAAATCAGGAACTTTAACTTATGAAGCTGCTGACCAGGTTGTAAAACAAGGTTTAGGAATCACTACTGCAATTGGTATTGGTGGTGACCCAATTATTGGAACTACAACTAAAGAAGCTGTAGAATTATTAATGAACGATCCTGAAACTGAAATCATCATCATGATTGGTGAAATTGGAGGTCAATTAGAAGCTGATGCTGCTAAATGGGTTAAAGCTGATGGTAACCGTAAACCAGTTGTTGGTTTTATCGCAGGAGAAACTGCTCCAGCTGGTAGAACAATGGGTCACGCAGGTGCTATTGTTGGTGGTTCTGATGATACAGCTGCTGCTAAAAAACAAATTATGAGAGACAACGGAATACATGTTGTTGATTCGCCAGCTGAAATTGGTAAAAAAGTAAAAGAAGTACTTGGATAA
- the lpxD gene encoding UDP-3-O-(3-hydroxymyristoyl)glucosamine N-acyltransferase → MKFTAEQIAGILEGEVVGDPNAEVSRLSKIEEGEEGSLTFLANPKYINYIYTTKASITIVNDSFVPESEITTTLIKVEDAYASFSKLLEFYNQVKLNKNGIEKHAFLTEGTKYGENMYLGSFSYVGQNVTLGNNVKIYPNSFIGDNVVIGDNVYIFAGAKIYSETIIGNNCTIHSGSIIGADGFGFAPNEDGEYTKVPQIGNVIIEDNVDIGANTTIDRATLGSTIIRKGVKLDNQIQIAHNVEIGRNTVIAAQSGVAGSTKIGENCMIGGQVGIAGHLVIGNNVRVQAQSGIGRNIKDDEVLQGSPTFGYSDFSKSYVHFKNLPKIVAELEELKKQIINPKNGNNG, encoded by the coding sequence ATGAAATTTACAGCAGAACAAATAGCAGGAATTTTAGAAGGAGAAGTTGTTGGTGATCCCAATGCAGAAGTTTCCCGGCTTTCTAAAATAGAAGAAGGAGAGGAAGGTTCTCTTACTTTCCTGGCAAATCCTAAATATATTAACTACATCTATACAACAAAAGCATCTATTACAATTGTTAATGATTCTTTTGTTCCGGAATCTGAAATTACGACCACTTTAATTAAAGTTGAAGATGCTTATGCGTCTTTTTCAAAACTTTTGGAATTTTATAATCAGGTTAAATTAAATAAAAACGGAATCGAGAAACATGCTTTTCTAACTGAAGGTACTAAATATGGTGAGAACATGTATTTGGGAAGTTTTAGTTATGTAGGTCAAAATGTAACTTTGGGTAATAATGTAAAAATATATCCAAACAGTTTTATTGGCGATAATGTTGTTATTGGTGATAATGTATATATTTTTGCAGGCGCTAAAATTTACTCTGAAACCATAATTGGTAATAATTGTACGATTCATTCTGGGAGTATCATTGGAGCTGATGGTTTTGGTTTTGCCCCAAATGAAGATGGTGAGTATACCAAAGTTCCGCAAATTGGGAATGTTATTATAGAAGATAATGTAGATATTGGTGCCAATACTACAATAGACAGGGCAACACTGGGGTCTACAATTATTAGAAAAGGAGTAAAATTAGATAATCAGATCCAGATTGCACATAACGTAGAGATTGGCAGGAATACTGTTATCGCAGCTCAATCAGGGGTTGCAGGCTCAACAAAAATTGGTGAAAACTGTATGATTGGAGGTCAGGTAGGTATTGCAGGACACTTAGTAATAGGAAATAATGTTCGCGTGCAGGCACAGTCAGGAATTGGCAGAAACATTAAAGATGACGAAGTTTTGCAGGGAAGTCCAACTTTTGGTTATAGTGATTTTAGTAAATCTTATGTGCATTTTAAGAACTTGCCTAAGATTGTTGCCGAATTAGAAGAATTAAAGAAACAAATAATAAACCCAAAAAATGGAAATAATGGTTAA
- a CDS encoding FecR family protein has product MQKRNYYIEIEDFLADPSFQLWVLSKIDDQGWEEWTLENQQRAKLVEDARLLLLAMKVPTNKISYSELTTALQSTWIKIEEKENRNKSIIDKSFKYLKMYWGSIAATLFFAFLSLWFYHNTFDSDHTIVTYKELVEENNEGLVEQTNNSNKPQIITLSDGSSVLLQPNSKLSYPKIFTGNQRKVYLSGEGFFEISKNPKKPFLVYANEIITKVVGTSFRVRAYSDQPNVEVLVRTGKVKVSSNELTGNSKQEVVLLPNEALRFLRKDLIFNKINNITEDKSLVSNVGNIEQLSFEFTDIPVGQILRTIEQAYLVEIDFPKDKLKDCHLTTSLSDQPLSEKLKIICKSIGNDTSFEMNGNQIVISSQGCN; this is encoded by the coding sequence ATGCAAAAACGTAATTATTATATCGAAATTGAAGATTTTTTAGCCGATCCGTCATTTCAGTTGTGGGTTTTGTCCAAAATTGATGATCAAGGTTGGGAAGAATGGACTTTAGAAAATCAGCAAAGGGCAAAATTGGTTGAAGATGCCAGACTTTTATTGTTGGCAATGAAAGTACCGACCAATAAAATTTCTTACTCAGAGCTTACTACTGCATTACAATCAACCTGGATCAAGATTGAAGAAAAAGAGAATCGAAACAAAAGCATAATAGACAAATCATTTAAGTATTTAAAGATGTATTGGGGTAGTATTGCCGCTACTTTATTTTTTGCATTTTTATCACTTTGGTTTTATCATAATACATTTGATAGTGATCATACTATTGTCACATATAAGGAACTTGTAGAAGAAAATAATGAAGGGCTCGTTGAGCAGACGAATAATTCTAATAAACCACAAATAATTACTTTGTCAGATGGCAGTTCAGTTTTATTACAGCCAAACAGTAAATTAAGTTACCCTAAAATCTTTACCGGAAATCAAAGAAAAGTGTATTTATCGGGGGAAGGTTTTTTTGAAATTAGTAAAAACCCCAAAAAGCCTTTCCTTGTTTATGCTAACGAAATTATTACAAAAGTTGTTGGTACTAGTTTTAGGGTAAGGGCTTATTCAGATCAGCCGAATGTTGAAGTACTTGTACGAACCGGTAAAGTTAAGGTAAGCTCAAATGAATTGACAGGAAATTCAAAGCAAGAGGTTGTTTTATTACCTAATGAAGCCTTACGTTTTTTAAGAAAAGATCTGATTTTTAATAAAATAAACAATATAACAGAGGATAAATCATTAGTTAGTAATGTTGGCAATATTGAACAATTAAGTTTTGAATTTACCGATATTCCGGTAGGACAGATTCTTAGAACAATAGAACAAGCCTATCTGGTTGAAATTGATTTTCCTAAAGATAAATTAAAAGATTGTCATTTAACCACTTCATTAAGTGATCAGCCGTTATCAGAAAAACTTAAAATTATTTGCAAGAGTATTGGCAATGATACGAGTTTTGAGATGAATGGAAATCAAATTGTAATATCATCTCAAGGCTGTAATTAA
- the lpxA gene encoding acyl-ACP--UDP-N-acetylglucosamine O-acyltransferase, giving the protein MNQPLAYVHPGAKIAKNVVIEPFTTIHNNVVIGDGTWIGSNVTIMEGARIGKNCNIFPGAVISAVPQDLKFGGEDSLAIIGDNCTIRECVTINRGTIASGQTVIGNNCLIMATAHIAHDCHVGNNAIIVNGVLLGGHVTIGNYAIIGGLSAVHQFISVGDHAMISGGSLLRKDVPPYTKAAKEPLSYVGINSVGLRRRGFSTEKIREIQDIYRILYQKNYNTTQALSIIEAEMEATPERDEILDFIRNSSRGVMKGYSGNY; this is encoded by the coding sequence ATGAATCAACCATTAGCATATGTTCATCCTGGCGCTAAAATCGCTAAAAACGTTGTAATTGAGCCTTTTACAACAATTCATAATAATGTTGTTATTGGTGATGGTACCTGGATAGGTTCAAATGTAACTATCATGGAAGGTGCGAGAATTGGTAAAAATTGTAACATTTTTCCAGGTGCTGTAATTTCAGCAGTTCCTCAGGATTTAAAATTCGGAGGGGAAGATTCCCTGGCTATAATTGGAGATAATTGTACAATAAGAGAATGTGTAACTATAAATAGAGGAACAATAGCTTCTGGACAGACAGTTATTGGTAATAATTGTTTGATTATGGCAACCGCACACATAGCTCATGACTGCCATGTAGGTAATAATGCTATTATTGTTAATGGAGTTCTTTTAGGAGGTCATGTTACTATTGGTAATTATGCCATAATTGGAGGTTTGTCTGCAGTTCACCAATTTATTAGTGTTGGAGATCATGCTATGATTTCCGGAGGATCGTTATTAAGAAAAGATGTTCCGCCATATACCAAAGCTGCAAAAGAACCTTTATCCTATGTTGGTATTAACTCAGTAGGACTAAGGAGAAGAGGTTTTTCAACCGAAAAAATTAGAGAGATACAGGATATCTACAGAATTTTATACCAAAAAAATTATAATACTACTCAGGCACTGAGTATTATAGAAGCAGAAATGGAAGCTACTCCTGAAAGAGATGAAATTTTAGATTTTATCAGAAATTCATCAAGAGGTGTAATGAAAGGATATTCAGGGAATTACTAA
- a CDS encoding RNA polymerase sigma factor, whose protein sequence is MKTLILPLDAHDDHKLWNKLKRGDERSFSLLFEKYYGDLIHYGNSFSPFTEKVQDCVQDVFADIWLYRESLQEPKVVKAYLLSSVRKRIARLYKRDHIFKKITNTDSIEFLFDFSVEHELIDDEATAENVLYLNKLLNELPSRQKEALFLRYNQGLSVEQIAEMLDVNYQSANNLLHRGLLKLRQEWKGSFSILVLLSSGII, encoded by the coding sequence ATGAAGACCTTAATCTTACCATTAGATGCCCACGATGATCATAAACTCTGGAACAAGCTTAAAAGGGGTGATGAAAGGTCATTTTCTTTACTTTTTGAAAAATATTATGGAGATTTAATTCATTATGGAAATTCATTTTCACCTTTTACAGAAAAGGTTCAGGATTGTGTGCAGGATGTATTTGCAGATATTTGGCTCTATCGGGAATCCTTGCAGGAACCCAAAGTTGTAAAAGCTTATTTGTTATCAAGCGTCCGAAAAAGGATTGCACGATTGTATAAACGTGACCATATTTTTAAAAAAATCACAAACACAGATTCAATTGAATTTCTTTTTGATTTTTCGGTAGAACATGAACTTATTGATGATGAAGCTACTGCAGAAAATGTGCTTTATCTCAATAAATTACTAAATGAATTGCCTTCACGCCAAAAAGAAGCATTATTTTTAAGATACAACCAAGGATTATCAGTCGAACAAATTGCAGAAATGTTAGATGTGAATTATCAATCGGCAAATAATCTTTTACACCGCGGTTTACTTAAGCTTCGCCAGGAATGGAAGGGAAGCTTTTCTATTCTGGTGTTACTTTCCTCTGGGATTATTTAA
- a CDS encoding bifunctional UDP-3-O-[3-hydroxymyristoyl] N-acetylglucosamine deacetylase/3-hydroxyacyl-ACP dehydratase — MVKQKTIKNEISLTGVGLHTGKEVTMTFKPAPINNGFTFVRIDLQGQPIIEADANYVVNTQRGTNLEKLGVKIQTPEHVLAALVGCDLDNVIIELNASELPIMDGSSKYFVEAIEKAGIEEQDAKRNVYVVKEVISFTDEATGSEILVMPSDDYQVTTMVDFGTKVLGTQNATLKSISDFKDEISNSRTFSFLHELESLLENGLIKGGDLNNAIVYVDKEISDSTMESLKKAFGKDEISVKPNGVLDNLTLHYPNEAARHKLLDVIGDLSLIGVRIQGKIIANKPGHYVNTQFAKKLAKIIKIEQRNHIPVYDLNQEPLMDIHKIMAVLPHRPPFLLIDRIIEMSSSHVVGLKNVTMNENFFVGHFPDAPVMPGVLIVEAMAQTGGILVLSTVPDPENYLTYFMKIDNVKFKHKVLPGDTLIFKCDLISPIRRGICHMQANAYANGKLVAEAELMAQIAKKQ, encoded by the coding sequence ATGGTTAAACAGAAGACCATCAAGAATGAAATTTCACTAACAGGAGTTGGATTACATACTGGAAAAGAAGTTACTATGACTTTTAAACCTGCTCCGATTAATAATGGTTTCACTTTTGTTAGGATTGATTTGCAAGGTCAGCCAATAATTGAGGCAGATGCCAATTATGTTGTTAACACACAAAGAGGTACTAATTTAGAGAAATTAGGTGTGAAAATTCAAACTCCTGAACACGTTTTAGCGGCATTAGTAGGGTGTGATCTGGATAACGTTATTATAGAATTAAATGCTTCAGAACTACCTATTATGGATGGTTCTTCAAAATATTTTGTTGAGGCTATTGAAAAAGCCGGTATCGAAGAGCAGGATGCAAAACGTAATGTTTATGTAGTAAAAGAGGTAATTTCATTTACTGATGAGGCTACAGGTAGTGAGATTTTAGTTATGCCAAGTGATGATTATCAGGTTACTACAATGGTAGATTTTGGAACTAAAGTTTTAGGTACTCAAAATGCAACATTAAAAAGCATTTCTGATTTTAAAGATGAAATTTCAAACTCGAGAACGTTTAGCTTTTTACACGAATTAGAATCTTTATTAGAAAACGGACTGATAAAAGGTGGCGATTTAAATAACGCTATTGTTTACGTAGATAAAGAGATTTCTGATTCTACGATGGAGAGTCTTAAAAAAGCCTTCGGAAAAGATGAGATTTCTGTTAAACCAAACGGTGTTCTTGATAATCTGACTTTACATTATCCAAACGAAGCTGCAAGGCATAAACTGTTGGATGTTATTGGTGATTTATCTTTGATTGGAGTTAGAATTCAGGGAAAAATTATTGCTAATAAACCTGGGCATTATGTAAATACTCAATTTGCAAAAAAATTAGCAAAAATTATAAAAATAGAGCAGAGAAACCATATTCCGGTTTATGATTTAAATCAGGAGCCTTTGATGGATATCCATAAAATCATGGCTGTTTTGCCTCACAGACCTCCATTTTTGTTAATTGACAGAATTATTGAAATGTCATCAAGTCATGTAGTGGGATTGAAAAATGTTACCATGAATGAAAATTTCTTTGTGGGTCATTTTCCTGATGCTCCTGTAATGCCAGGGGTATTAATTGTTGAAGCAATGGCACAGACAGGTGGGATTTTAGTTTTAAGTACAGTTCCGGATCCTGAAAATTATTTGACATATTTTATGAAAATAGATAATGTTAAATTTAAACACAAAGTTTTACCAGGAGATACTCTAATATTCAAGTGTGATTTGATTTCTCCTATCAGAAGAGGAATATGTCATATGCAGGCAAATGCTTATGCAAACGGAAAATTAGTAGCTGAAGCAGAATTAATGGCTCAAATTGCGAAAAAACAATAA
- a CDS encoding HD domain-containing protein, whose translation MNHINKLKIFNDPIYGFISIPNELIYDLIQHPYFQRLRRISQMGLSYLVYPGANHTRFHHALGCMHLMQKAIETLRFKGVAISGDEECALLIAILLHDIGHGPFSHAMEKSIVEDVNHESISLLFMNQLNNEFDGKLSLAIQVFKGEYHRKFMLQLISSQLDMDRMDYLKRDSFYTGVAEGNVNSERLIQMMNVENDVLVIEEKGIYSVEKFLLSRRLMYWQAYLHKTSLVAELILMKVLKRAKELTLKGIKLPCSEPLLYFMQNKISLENFDAEKLDLFSQLDDFDIISALKAWQKHNDFILSTLSKMIINRDLLKIKMSADKIPMEESQAMKEEFAEEHNISQLEAGYFIFRGKIKNQAYSKEAEPIRILKKDKTIEDVVEASDQLNLKSLSKLVTKYYICFPKQLI comes from the coding sequence GTGAATCATATCAATAAGTTAAAAATATTCAATGACCCGATTTATGGCTTTATTTCTATTCCGAATGAGCTTATTTATGATTTAATCCAGCATCCGTATTTTCAGCGTTTGAGACGTATTTCTCAAATGGGATTGTCGTATTTGGTTTACCCAGGGGCTAATCATACACGTTTTCATCATGCTTTGGGCTGTATGCATTTGATGCAAAAGGCAATTGAAACACTTCGTTTTAAGGGAGTTGCTATTTCAGGTGATGAAGAGTGCGCTTTATTGATTGCTATTTTACTGCATGATATTGGTCATGGACCTTTCTCGCATGCAATGGAAAAGAGTATTGTAGAAGATGTTAACCATGAATCCATTTCATTATTGTTTATGAATCAGCTAAACAATGAATTTGATGGAAAGCTGAGTTTGGCAATTCAGGTTTTTAAAGGAGAATACCACAGAAAGTTCATGCTGCAATTGATTTCGAGCCAGCTGGATATGGATAGAATGGATTATTTAAAACGCGATAGTTTTTACACCGGAGTTGCAGAGGGAAATGTCAATTCTGAGCGTCTGATCCAGATGATGAATGTTGAAAACGATGTTTTAGTTATAGAAGAAAAAGGGATTTATTCAGTAGAAAAATTTCTATTATCAAGAAGATTAATGTACTGGCAGGCTTATTTGCATAAAACAAGTCTGGTAGCCGAATTAATTTTGATGAAAGTACTGAAAAGAGCTAAGGAATTAACATTGAAAGGAATTAAATTGCCTTGTAGTGAGCCTCTTTTATATTTCATGCAAAATAAGATTTCACTTGAAAATTTTGATGCTGAAAAATTAGATTTATTTTCTCAGTTAGATGATTTTGATATTATTAGCGCTTTGAAAGCATGGCAGAAGCATAATGATTTTATATTGTCTACTTTGAGTAAAATGATCATTAACAGGGATTTATTGAAAATTAAAATGAGTGCTGATAAAATTCCAATGGAGGAATCTCAGGCAATGAAAGAAGAATTTGCGGAAGAACATAATATTTCCCAGCTCGAGGCAGGCTATTTTATTTTTAGAGGAAAAATTAAAAATCAGGCTTACAGTAAAGAAGCAGAACCTATACGAATTTTGAAAAAAGATAAAACAATTGAAGATGTTGTTGAGGCATCTGACCAGTTGAATTTGAAATCGTTATCTAAATTGGTGACAAAATATTATATCTGTTTTCCAAAACAACTTATCTAA